One genomic segment of Aquipluma nitroreducens includes these proteins:
- a CDS encoding aminotransferase class IV family protein: protein MSLLVESLKLKNGVVQNLEYHQMRMNRAMGELFPDAGTVDLAKAITVPENCISGVFKVRVLYGSSIGKIEIEPYVFRTIQSLKVVRYESIDYHLKYTDRQILQQLFAQRENCNDIIIVKNGLVTDSFAANLLFFDGKTWFTPTTPLLKGTKRQLLLDRGIISEKEIREEDISGFQKVGLINAMIDFEEMPIVLVAKIVC, encoded by the coding sequence ATGTCCCTATTAGTTGAGTCATTGAAGTTGAAAAATGGGGTAGTTCAAAATCTGGAATATCACCAGATGCGGATGAATCGTGCGATGGGCGAACTTTTTCCTGATGCCGGAACGGTTGATTTGGCAAAAGCAATTACAGTTCCCGAAAACTGTATTTCCGGAGTTTTTAAAGTGCGGGTTTTGTATGGCAGTTCGATCGGGAAAATTGAAATCGAACCTTATGTTTTCAGAACCATCCAAAGCCTGAAAGTGGTTCGTTACGAAAGTATTGACTATCATCTAAAATACACCGACCGGCAAATTCTTCAGCAATTGTTTGCTCAGCGCGAAAATTGCAATGACATTATCATTGTTAAAAACGGATTGGTGACCGATTCATTTGCTGCCAATTTACTCTTTTTTGATGGAAAGACCTGGTTTACGCCAACCACACCTTTGCTTAAAGGAACCAAACGCCAATTGCTACTCGATCGGGGAATTATCTCCGAAAAAGAAATCAGGGAAGAAGATATTTCTGGTTTTCAGAAAGTCGGACTGATCAATGCGATGATTGATTTTGAGGAAATGCCAATTGTTTTAGTGGCAAAGATTGTTTGTTAG